A region of Spodoptera frugiperda isolate SF20-4 chromosome 26, AGI-APGP_CSIRO_Sfru_2.0, whole genome shotgun sequence DNA encodes the following proteins:
- the LOC118264603 gene encoding lysophospholipid acyltransferase 6 isoform X1 — MTYYDYYDGSRIFVFLSTRVGLPLDLVNFLIAQVAALCLARLFRKPLRYASPEFRHSVCLVIGLTMGYFCFGRQAIHLSVLPMLTYTMLKSVSHKNMGNVILAVSMIYLSCLHLHRQIYHTADYTLDITGPLMVITQRVTSLAYSLQDSLTVKERPTSANSSEANGELVKIEKIPSPLEYFAYTLAFQTLMCGPVVFYSDYIKFIEGARVDEFEKTKRATEPSPRRAVLYKVCGSVAAALLYLSLAQKYPLAVLEELTDPSSEVSRSWSALYLLWYAYLSTLVVRCKYYHAWLLSEAICNNCGMGFNGYNNDGTPKWDKMSNIDIFGFEFAQNFRVAIASWNKNTNQWLRDVAYERGGAAWRTARVYALSAVWHGFHPGYYLTFFAGGLFTVAGRKIRYVARPMFLDSVPKKLFYDCVTFFTTRVAMTYATVPFVLLHLTPSLAFYGKFYYSLHFIALGALLIPDKTKRSRGSQVQENSLYRPSVDALSILEPIESSSNGKLKIT; from the exons GTAAATTTTTTGATCGCACAAGTAGCTGCACTATGCCTGGCAAGACTGTTTCGAAAACCATTAAGATATGCTTCGCCGGAATTTCGACATTCTGTGTGCCTTGTTATAGGTTTAACGATGGGCTATTTCTGTTTTGGAAG ACAAGCGATCCATTTATCGGTGCTACCCATGTTAACCTACACTATGTTAAAGAGCGTTTCACACAAAAATATGggaaa cGTTATATTGGCGGTTTCAATGATATACCTATCATGTCTTCATTTACATCGACAAATATACCACACGGCTGACTATACTTTAGATATAACAG GTCCGTTAATGGTAATCACTCAAAGAGTTACGTCATTAGCTTATTCACTGCAGGACAGTTTAACTGTAAAAGAAAGACCAACATCAGCAAATTCATCAGAAGCTAATGGCGAACTAGTGAAAATAGAGAAGATTCCGTCACCGCTTGAATACTTCGCATATACTCTAGCCTTCCAAACGTTAATGTGTGGACCAGTAGTGTTTTACTCTGACTATATTAAATTTATCGAAGGTGCGCGCGTCGATGAG TTCGAAAAAACAAAACGTGCCACGGAACCATCGCCGCGTCGTGCTGTGCTTTACAAAGTGTGTGGTTCAGTGGCCGCTGccttattatatttaagtttggCTCAGAAATATCCTTTGGCTGTTTTAGAAG AGTTGACGGACCCTTCATCAGAAGTGTCGCGGTCATGGTCAGCCTTGTACCTGCTTTGGTACGCATACTTGTCAACGTTAGTAGTGCGGTGCAAGTACTACCACGCCTGGTTGTTGTCCGAAGCAATATGCAATAACTGTGGCATGGGATTCAATGGCTACAACAACGACGGCACGCCTAAATGGGATAAAATGTCTAACATCGATATATTTGGTTTCGAG tttGCACAAAACTTCCGTGTAGCGATCGCCAGTTGGAACAAGAACACGAATCAGTGGCTCCGTGACGTGGCGTAtgagcgcggcggcgcggcgtggCGCACGGCGCGCGTGTACGCTCTCTCCGCCGTGTGGCACGGCTTCCATCCCGGATATTATTTAACGTTTTTCGCTGGCGGACTCTTCACTGTTGCGGGTAGAAAG ATACGGTATGTGGCTCGTCCGATGTTTTTAGACAGCGTCCCCAAAAAACTTTTCTATGATTGCGTAACATTCTTCACCACAAGAGTGGCAATGACATACGCCACTGTGCCGTTTGTACTCCTTCATCTTACTCCTAGCCTCGCTTTTTACGG GAAATTTTATTACTCCCTTCACTTCATTGCTCTGGGTGCATTGCTAATACCTGATAAGACCAAACGATCCAGAGGATCACAAGTTCAAGAGAACAGCTTATATAGACCTAGTGTAGACGCATTGTCGATTTTGGAGCCAATAGAATCATCATCAAATGGGAAGCTTAAAATAACATAG
- the LOC118264603 gene encoding lysophospholipid acyltransferase 6 isoform X2 produces the protein MLTYTMLKSVSHKNMGNVILAVSMIYLSCLHLHRQIYHTADYTLDITGPLMVITQRVTSLAYSLQDSLTVKERPTSANSSEANGELVKIEKIPSPLEYFAYTLAFQTLMCGPVVFYSDYIKFIEGARVDEFEKTKRATEPSPRRAVLYKVCGSVAAALLYLSLAQKYPLAVLEELTDPSSEVSRSWSALYLLWYAYLSTLVVRCKYYHAWLLSEAICNNCGMGFNGYNNDGTPKWDKMSNIDIFGFEFAQNFRVAIASWNKNTNQWLRDVAYERGGAAWRTARVYALSAVWHGFHPGYYLTFFAGGLFTVAGRKIRYVARPMFLDSVPKKLFYDCVTFFTTRVAMTYATVPFVLLHLTPSLAFYGKFYYSLHFIALGALLIPDKTKRSRGSQVQENSLYRPSVDALSILEPIESSSNGKLKIT, from the exons ATGTTAACCTACACTATGTTAAAGAGCGTTTCACACAAAAATATGggaaa cGTTATATTGGCGGTTTCAATGATATACCTATCATGTCTTCATTTACATCGACAAATATACCACACGGCTGACTATACTTTAGATATAACAG GTCCGTTAATGGTAATCACTCAAAGAGTTACGTCATTAGCTTATTCACTGCAGGACAGTTTAACTGTAAAAGAAAGACCAACATCAGCAAATTCATCAGAAGCTAATGGCGAACTAGTGAAAATAGAGAAGATTCCGTCACCGCTTGAATACTTCGCATATACTCTAGCCTTCCAAACGTTAATGTGTGGACCAGTAGTGTTTTACTCTGACTATATTAAATTTATCGAAGGTGCGCGCGTCGATGAG TTCGAAAAAACAAAACGTGCCACGGAACCATCGCCGCGTCGTGCTGTGCTTTACAAAGTGTGTGGTTCAGTGGCCGCTGccttattatatttaagtttggCTCAGAAATATCCTTTGGCTGTTTTAGAAG AGTTGACGGACCCTTCATCAGAAGTGTCGCGGTCATGGTCAGCCTTGTACCTGCTTTGGTACGCATACTTGTCAACGTTAGTAGTGCGGTGCAAGTACTACCACGCCTGGTTGTTGTCCGAAGCAATATGCAATAACTGTGGCATGGGATTCAATGGCTACAACAACGACGGCACGCCTAAATGGGATAAAATGTCTAACATCGATATATTTGGTTTCGAG tttGCACAAAACTTCCGTGTAGCGATCGCCAGTTGGAACAAGAACACGAATCAGTGGCTCCGTGACGTGGCGTAtgagcgcggcggcgcggcgtggCGCACGGCGCGCGTGTACGCTCTCTCCGCCGTGTGGCACGGCTTCCATCCCGGATATTATTTAACGTTTTTCGCTGGCGGACTCTTCACTGTTGCGGGTAGAAAG ATACGGTATGTGGCTCGTCCGATGTTTTTAGACAGCGTCCCCAAAAAACTTTTCTATGATTGCGTAACATTCTTCACCACAAGAGTGGCAATGACATACGCCACTGTGCCGTTTGTACTCCTTCATCTTACTCCTAGCCTCGCTTTTTACGG GAAATTTTATTACTCCCTTCACTTCATTGCTCTGGGTGCATTGCTAATACCTGATAAGACCAAACGATCCAGAGGATCACAAGTTCAAGAGAACAGCTTATATAGACCTAGTGTAGACGCATTGTCGATTTTGGAGCCAATAGAATCATCATCAAATGGGAAGCTTAAAATAACATAG